One part of the Dasypus novemcinctus isolate mDasNov1 chromosome 27, mDasNov1.1.hap2, whole genome shotgun sequence genome encodes these proteins:
- the ACAD8 gene encoding isobutyryl-CoA dehydrogenase, mitochondrial isoform X3: protein MRKAAQLGFGGVYIRTDVGGAGLSRLDSSIIFEALATGCTSTTAYISIHNMCAWMIDTFGNEEQRHKFCPPLCTMEKFASYCLTEPGSGSDAASLLTSAKRQGDRYILNGSKAFISGGGESDIYVVMCRTGEAGPKGISCIVVEKGTPGLSFGKKEKKVGWNSQPTRAVIFEDCVVPVTNRIGDEGQGFLIAMNGLNGGRINVASCSLGAAHASVVLARDHLNMRKQFGKPLASNQYLQFKLADMATRLVASRLMVRSAAVALQKQRGDAVALCSMAKLFATDECFAICNQALQMHGGYGYLKDYAVQQYVRDSRVHQILEGSNEVMRMLISRNLLQE from the exons ATGCGGAAGGCAGCCCAGCTTGGCTTTGGAGGAGTCTACATACGGACAGATGTGGGTGGGGCCGGGCTGTCCCGGCTTGACTCTTCCATCATCTTTGAAGCCTTGGCGACAGGCTGCACCAGCACCACAGCCTATATAAGCATCCACAA CATGTGTGCCTGGATGATTGACACCTTCGGAAATGAGGAGCAGAGGCACAAATTTTGCCCACCTCTCTGTACCATGGAGAAGTTTGCTTCCTACTGCCTCACTGAGCCAG GAAGCGGAAGCGATGCTGCCTCCCTGTTGACGTCAGCTAAACGACAAGGAGACCGGTACATCCTTAACGGCTCTAAG GCCTTCATCAGCGGAGGGGGCGAATCAGACATCTATGTGGTCATGTGCCGAACTGGGGAAGCAGGCCCAAAAGGCATCTCTTGCATAGTTGTGGAGAAGGGGACACCAGGCCTCAGCTTTggcaagaaggagaaaaag GTGGGATGGAACTCCCAGCCAACCCGAGCAGTGATCTTTGAGGACTGCGTCGTCCCTGTCACCAACAGGATTGGAGACGAGGGGCAGGGCTTCCTGATCGCCATGAACGGACTCAACGGAGGGCGGATCAACGTCG CTTCCTGCTCTCTGGGGGCTGCCCATGCTTCAGTGGTCCTCGCCCGAGACCACCTTAACATGCGGAAGCAGTTTGGAAAGCCTCTGGCCAGTAACCAG TACCTGCAGTTCAAGCTGGCTGACATGGCGACCAGGCTGGTGGCCTCCCGGCTGATGGTCCGCAGTGCCGCGGTGGCCCTGCAGAAGCAGCGGGGCGATGCCGTGGCCCTGTGCTCCATGGCCAAGCTCTTCGCCACAGACGAATGCTTCGCT ATCTGCAACCAGGCCTTGCAGATGCATGGAGGCTATGGCTACCTCAAAGATTACGCCGTCCAGCAGTATGTGCGGGACTCCAGGGTGCACCAGATTCTGGAAG
- the ACAD8 gene encoding isobutyryl-CoA dehydrogenase, mitochondrial isoform X2, with translation MAPHMAEWDHEELFPVDVMRKAAQLGFGGVYIRTDVGGAGLSRLDSSIIFEALATGCTSTTAYISIHNMCAWMIDTFGNEEQRHKFCPPLCTMEKFASYCLTEPGSGSDAASLLTSAKRQGDRYILNGSKAFISGGGESDIYVVMCRTGEAGPKGISCIVVEKGTPGLSFGKKEKKVGWNSQPTRAVIFEDCVVPVTNRIGDEGQGFLIAMNGLNGGRINVASCSLGAAHASVVLARDHLNMRKQFGKPLASNQYLQFKLADMATRLVASRLMVRSAAVALQKQRGDAVALCSMAKLFATDECFAICNQALQMHGGYGYLKDYAVQQYVRDSRVHQILEGSNEVMRMLISRNLLQE, from the exons ATGGCTCCACACATGGCCGAATGGGACCACGAG GAGCTCTTCCCTGTAGATGTGATGCGGAAGGCAGCCCAGCTTGGCTTTGGAGGAGTCTACATACGGACAGATGTGGGTGGGGCCGGGCTGTCCCGGCTTGACTCTTCCATCATCTTTGAAGCCTTGGCGACAGGCTGCACCAGCACCACAGCCTATATAAGCATCCACAA CATGTGTGCCTGGATGATTGACACCTTCGGAAATGAGGAGCAGAGGCACAAATTTTGCCCACCTCTCTGTACCATGGAGAAGTTTGCTTCCTACTGCCTCACTGAGCCAG GAAGCGGAAGCGATGCTGCCTCCCTGTTGACGTCAGCTAAACGACAAGGAGACCGGTACATCCTTAACGGCTCTAAG GCCTTCATCAGCGGAGGGGGCGAATCAGACATCTATGTGGTCATGTGCCGAACTGGGGAAGCAGGCCCAAAAGGCATCTCTTGCATAGTTGTGGAGAAGGGGACACCAGGCCTCAGCTTTggcaagaaggagaaaaag GTGGGATGGAACTCCCAGCCAACCCGAGCAGTGATCTTTGAGGACTGCGTCGTCCCTGTCACCAACAGGATTGGAGACGAGGGGCAGGGCTTCCTGATCGCCATGAACGGACTCAACGGAGGGCGGATCAACGTCG CTTCCTGCTCTCTGGGGGCTGCCCATGCTTCAGTGGTCCTCGCCCGAGACCACCTTAACATGCGGAAGCAGTTTGGAAAGCCTCTGGCCAGTAACCAG TACCTGCAGTTCAAGCTGGCTGACATGGCGACCAGGCTGGTGGCCTCCCGGCTGATGGTCCGCAGTGCCGCGGTGGCCCTGCAGAAGCAGCGGGGCGATGCCGTGGCCCTGTGCTCCATGGCCAAGCTCTTCGCCACAGACGAATGCTTCGCT ATCTGCAACCAGGCCTTGCAGATGCATGGAGGCTATGGCTACCTCAAAGATTACGCCGTCCAGCAGTATGTGCGGGACTCCAGGGTGCACCAGATTCTGGAAG